A single region of the Elusimicrobium sp. An273 genome encodes:
- a CDS encoding tetratricopeptide repeat protein has protein sequence MLNLTKSAKETVYMKIVRVLLAMCFLVVPLVFFTDLTANPFFVQNTLLYLLIALIYGTLAVKFLRSKDIDFTKTFFDLAFFVYVTACVMGWLSAVSSAQQAMRQTLFYDLLNYGSLLIIVSLGAYIISKNIVFSGTIESKTNYILLFLGWGALWYFLPMLKTHLTSENILAQLFDWYALLLWGVGVWLGMRVLRKLTQENILVLMFIAVFLACCYGVLQALGLEFLWPFEINQFASKAFSTFGNPNFLSSAVVMLLPALLVYFMRTDSKKDFVVYGLLVLVYILFLCFGLARSCWIGAAVALVMMWMFGTLRALIWKRKGRVFLLALLAVGVGWGSVYVDGTDMPSPVAKRAAELAQVTPSNITLKVDRDKIFQSLHQRLFMWDVSKEIFLERPVLGSGLGNFQMAFEQNQPKTLLRYPNLRELKTITHAPHNELFFQLGQGGIVGLGLFLFMFMVLFLEMRDFAAHKKEGDKKQLLQALFCGILGMLADNMLNISLHAVVPAFIFWWMVGAEVSGVGKEERRISITANPVTKTVALAVLGASAAVLVWQGLWLTSEYHSFLGQKDVAVKKYDSAVKNLSEALALYPANTEAGFRLGNVLLAQGKYKEALEAFEKTMSAASYYEEVYFHAALAALGANEPKKAVHYLMDNLRLHPYNLQAYLMLSQLLHEDVIYADASALALMERGLTLFPYETNLWRLAGEIYQKLGDTEYAKNTYKRGLTVDTLDHELLQRLSALYPARSTDRPAVIAQAQRLQRYQDKANKFNKMSPYYQQRLRKDIEAYIKDYPDDTNGPILLARVLSLAGNDIKAEEVLEGVLEKYPDDLWANLALSTLYYKAEDVKKAEKCLQDALFYYPQNALATARLKALEQAGLIAL, from the coding sequence ATGCTCAATTTAACCAAATCTGCTAAAGAAACCGTCTATATGAAGATCGTTCGGGTGTTGCTGGCGATGTGTTTTCTCGTCGTGCCGCTCGTGTTTTTTACGGATTTAACCGCCAATCCGTTTTTTGTGCAAAATACGTTGCTCTATTTGCTTATTGCACTTATCTACGGCACGCTGGCCGTTAAATTTTTGCGCTCCAAGGACATAGATTTTACCAAAACTTTTTTTGATTTGGCCTTCTTTGTGTATGTAACCGCGTGTGTGATGGGGTGGCTGTCGGCGGTGTCTTCGGCTCAGCAGGCCATGCGCCAGACGCTTTTTTACGATTTGCTGAATTACGGCAGTTTGCTTATTATCGTATCGCTGGGGGCGTATATCATCAGCAAAAATATCGTTTTTTCCGGCACCATTGAAAGCAAAACCAACTATATTTTGCTGTTTTTGGGGTGGGGGGCGCTGTGGTATTTTCTGCCGATGCTCAAAACCCATTTGACTTCGGAAAATATACTCGCGCAGCTGTTTGACTGGTACGCCCTGCTGTTGTGGGGCGTGGGCGTGTGGCTGGGCATGCGCGTACTGCGCAAACTGACGCAGGAAAATATCCTGGTGCTGATGTTTATTGCCGTATTTTTGGCGTGCTGCTACGGCGTGCTGCAGGCATTGGGACTGGAATTTTTATGGCCGTTTGAAATCAACCAATTTGCCAGCAAAGCGTTTTCCACGTTTGGCAATCCGAACTTCTTGTCCTCGGCGGTGGTTATGCTGCTGCCGGCGCTGCTGGTGTATTTTATGCGCACGGACAGCAAAAAAGATTTTGTCGTCTACGGGCTGTTGGTGTTGGTGTATATTTTGTTTTTATGCTTTGGGCTGGCGCGCTCGTGCTGGATAGGGGCGGCGGTGGCGCTGGTAATGATGTGGATGTTTGGCACGCTGCGCGCACTGATTTGGAAACGCAAAGGACGGGTGTTTTTGCTGGCGCTGTTGGCGGTGGGAGTAGGATGGGGATCGGTGTATGTGGACGGAACCGATATGCCCAGCCCCGTGGCCAAACGCGCGGCCGAGCTTGCGCAGGTAACCCCTTCCAACATCACGTTAAAAGTAGACCGGGATAAGATTTTTCAATCCCTGCACCAGCGTTTGTTTATGTGGGACGTATCCAAAGAAATTTTTCTGGAACGCCCCGTTTTGGGCAGCGGCCTGGGCAACTTTCAAATGGCGTTTGAGCAGAACCAACCCAAAACGCTGCTGCGCTATCCCAATTTGCGCGAACTGAAAACCATCACCCACGCCCCGCACAACGAGCTTTTCTTCCAGTTGGGGCAAGGGGGCATCGTCGGGCTGGGGTTGTTTTTGTTTATGTTTATGGTGCTGTTTTTGGAAATGCGCGATTTTGCCGCCCACAAAAAGGAAGGAGACAAAAAACAGCTTTTGCAGGCGTTGTTCTGCGGTATTTTGGGAATGCTGGCCGACAATATGCTTAACATCTCCCTGCACGCGGTGGTGCCGGCGTTTATCTTTTGGTGGATGGTCGGGGCGGAAGTAAGCGGCGTGGGGAAGGAAGAACGCCGCATTTCCATTACGGCAAACCCGGTTACCAAAACGGTGGCCTTGGCGGTGCTGGGGGCCAGTGCGGCCGTGTTGGTGTGGCAGGGCTTGTGGCTGACGAGTGAGTACCACTCTTTCTTGGGGCAGAAAGACGTAGCCGTCAAAAAATACGATTCCGCCGTCAAAAACCTTTCCGAAGCGCTGGCGCTTTATCCGGCCAATACGGAAGCCGGTTTCCGGCTGGGCAACGTGCTGTTGGCGCAAGGCAAATATAAAGAGGCCTTGGAAGCGTTTGAAAAAACGATGTCGGCCGCGTCTTATTATGAAGAAGTGTATTTCCATGCGGCGCTGGCGGCTTTGGGCGCCAACGAGCCCAAAAAAGCGGTGCATTACCTGATGGATAATTTGCGCCTGCACCCGTATAACTTGCAGGCCTATTTGATGCTTTCGCAGCTGCTGCACGAGGACGTGATCTATGCGGACGCTTCCGCCCTGGCCTTAATGGAGCGGGGGCTGACGCTGTTTCCGTACGAAACCAATTTGTGGCGCTTGGCGGGAGAAATCTATCAAAAGTTGGGAGATACCGAATACGCCAAAAATACCTATAAACGCGGGTTGACGGTGGATACCCTGGATCACGAACTGCTCCAGCGTTTAAGCGCCCTGTATCCGGCCCGTTCCACGGATCGGCCGGCCGTCATCGCGCAGGCCCAGCGCCTGCAGCGCTATCAGGACAAGGCAAACAAATTTAATAAAATGTCGCCTTATTACCAACAGCGCCTGCGCAAAGACATTGAGGCCTACATAAAAGATTACCCCGACGATACCAACGGCCCCATTCTGTTAGCGCGGGTGCTTTCGCTGGCGGGCAACGACATTAAGGCCGAAGAAGTGCTTGAGGGCGTGCTGGAAAAATATCCGGATGATTTGTGGGCCAATTTGGCGCTGTCTACTTTGTATTATAAAGCGGAGGACGTAAAAAAAGCCGAGAAGTGCCTGCAGGATGCGCTGTTTTATTATCCGCAAAACGCGCTGGCAACGGCCCGGCTGAAAGCGCTGGAACAGGCGGGATTGATTGCGCTATAA
- the kdsA gene encoding 3-deoxy-8-phosphooctulonate synthase, with protein MQKTIKIGNYKISNNLPLVFMAGTCVIESEKHYLDTAKKLKAILAKTKHPFILKASFDKANRTSVDAYRGPGLAKGLEILTKAKALTGLPLVVDVHEPWQAEEVAQVADILQIPAFLCRQTDLVLACADTGRAVNVKKGQFLAPGAMEQVIKKIESRGNHKILLTERGASFGYGDLVVDMRSLEIMKQFGYPVIFDATHSVQKPGALGCATGGNRQLAPVLAKAATALGIAGVFFEAHPDPDHALSDGPNSLNLEMTAQMVRQLCAIDQVVKKFK; from the coding sequence ATGCAAAAAACAATTAAAATCGGCAACTATAAAATTTCAAACAATCTGCCTTTGGTTTTTATGGCGGGCACCTGCGTCATTGAAAGCGAAAAGCATTATTTGGACACCGCCAAAAAACTAAAAGCCATTTTGGCCAAAACCAAACACCCTTTTATTTTAAAAGCTTCCTTTGACAAAGCCAACCGCACCTCGGTAGACGCCTACCGCGGCCCGGGCCTTGCCAAAGGGCTGGAAATTTTAACCAAAGCCAAAGCCCTTACCGGGCTGCCGCTGGTGGTGGACGTGCACGAACCGTGGCAGGCCGAAGAAGTGGCCCAAGTGGCCGACATTTTGCAAATTCCCGCTTTTCTGTGCCGCCAGACCGACCTGGTGCTGGCCTGCGCCGATACCGGACGCGCGGTAAACGTAAAAAAAGGCCAGTTCTTGGCGCCGGGAGCGATGGAACAAGTCATCAAAAAAATAGAATCGCGCGGCAACCATAAAATTTTACTCACGGAACGCGGCGCCAGCTTCGGCTACGGCGACTTGGTGGTGGATATGCGCTCGCTGGAAATTATGAAACAGTTTGGCTATCCCGTTATTTTTGACGCCACCCATTCCGTCCAAAAACCAGGCGCCTTGGGCTGCGCCACCGGCGGCAACCGCCAACTGGCGCCGGTACTGGCCAAAGCGGCCACGGCGTTGGGAATTGCCGGCGTATTTTTTGAAGCGCATCCGGATCCGGATCATGCCCTTTCCGACGGCCCAAACTCGTTGAATTTAGAGATGACCGCCCAAATGGTGCGCCAGTTGTGCGCCATTGACCAAGTAGTCAAAAAATTTAAATAA
- a CDS encoding KpsF/GutQ family sugar-phosphate isomerase, producing the protein MAKLEYSPAEIKRIARHVLDVEHTALELSRKSIDDNFLKAVDVIAHTKGRVVVLGIGKSGIIGRKISATLASTGTPSFFVHPVEALHGDLGMITPGDVILAISFSGQTEEINKILPSLERRKLTVISMTGHDKSKLALMSDIHITVYIEREACPYNLAPTASTTATLAVGDALAICLMKIKHFEKRDFAVFHPGGSLGKLLTQQVKDLMRKGKNNPTVRESATVQDALFVMTQTGAVGATSVVDKKGRLLGYFTDGDLRRLLQKGTDVLHKNITEVMTKNPYHLTDTLPAIEAAKMIHATHVDNLPVLDKTGKVVGIIDEKDLIEFLALLDKK; encoded by the coding sequence ATGGCTAAACTAGAGTACTCCCCGGCTGAAATTAAACGCATCGCCCGCCATGTGCTGGACGTGGAACACACGGCTTTGGAATTAAGCCGCAAAAGCATTGACGACAATTTTTTAAAAGCGGTGGACGTGATTGCCCATACCAAAGGACGCGTCGTTGTGCTGGGTATCGGCAAGAGCGGCATTATCGGGCGGAAAATCTCCGCCACGCTGGCTTCTACGGGCACGCCGTCTTTCTTTGTGCACCCGGTGGAAGCCCTGCACGGAGACTTGGGGATGATTACCCCCGGAGACGTTATTTTGGCCATTTCTTTTTCCGGCCAGACCGAAGAAATAAACAAAATTCTCCCCTCGCTGGAACGGCGCAAATTAACCGTCATTTCCATGACGGGGCACGACAAATCCAAGCTGGCGCTCATGTCGGATATTCATATTACCGTCTATATTGAACGCGAAGCCTGCCCCTATAACCTGGCGCCGACGGCTTCCACCACCGCCACCTTGGCGGTAGGTGACGCGCTGGCCATTTGCCTGATGAAAATTAAACACTTTGAAAAACGCGATTTTGCCGTCTTTCACCCCGGCGGCTCGCTGGGAAAACTGCTGACCCAGCAAGTAAAAGATTTAATGCGAAAAGGCAAGAATAACCCCACCGTGCGGGAAAGCGCCACCGTGCAGGATGCCTTGTTTGTAATGACGCAAACCGGCGCCGTGGGCGCCACCAGCGTGGTGGACAAAAAGGGCCGCCTGCTTGGCTACTTTACGGACGGGGATTTGCGCCGCCTGCTGCAAAAAGGCACGGACGTGCTGCATAAGAACATTACCGAAGTGATGACCAAAAACCCCTATCATCTGACGGATACCTTGCCGGCGATAGAAGCCGCCAAAATGATTCACGCCACGCACGTGGACAACCTGCCCGTGCTGGACAAAACGGGCAAAGTGGTGGGAATTATTGACGAAAAAGATTTAATTGAATTTTTGGCGTTACTGGATAAAAAATGA
- the lptC gene encoding LPS export ABC transporter periplasmic protein LptC: protein MRKLFLLCLALTALAACDTSQEFAPDENAGMQVANKVSIFESQDNQKKWVLQAQSVDFSDMQTATLKNPELLLKENGKDSASVTGKTGSFDYLKKKVSIEGNAKIQSFAQQVVITADRFFYDVNKNRIWSDDKTVITRGGVKVTAREGVVTDSKLNNIEIKKQTTKLPTNTQELKNTSL from the coding sequence ATGAGAAAACTGTTTTTATTGTGCCTTGCACTGACTGCCTTGGCCGCCTGCGACACCAGCCAGGAATTTGCACCCGACGAAAACGCCGGTATGCAGGTCGCCAATAAAGTGTCCATTTTTGAATCGCAGGATAACCAAAAAAAGTGGGTCTTGCAGGCGCAAAGCGTGGACTTTTCCGACATGCAGACGGCTACCTTAAAAAACCCCGAGCTCTTGCTTAAAGAAAACGGGAAAGACAGCGCTTCCGTAACGGGCAAAACGGGCTCGTTTGATTACCTGAAAAAGAAAGTTTCCATTGAGGGAAACGCCAAAATTCAGTCGTTTGCCCAGCAGGTGGTCATTACGGCCGACCGCTTTTTTTACGACGTAAACAAAAACCGCATTTGGTCGGATGACAAAACGGTCATCACCCGCGGCGGCGTAAAAGTAACCGCGCGGGAAGGCGTGGTAACCGATTCCAAATTAAATAACATTGAAATCAAAAAACAAACCACCAAGCTTCCCACAAATACGCAGGAACTGAAAAACACTTCTTTATGA
- a CDS encoding LptA/OstA family protein, translated as MKHFSVLFVLLAAAVLASGCKTVRIEGPAVSVPAAKPRLEQAKTSLKNKKEAAITLPPTLGGLISSDRWLIHNAKQQEEFIGHVSYANDVYTFRSDYALSDRPKNRIFVRGNVYLKQAKPGEPVYEAYADRGTYLYQKKTGDLLADPGKEIRLIYSEKGQAPVTAQAQLAYFDLEQGRFVLNKDVRVQRPTPQGMQTMSAQKVTYRQPQNLLTLEGGAQVSDEQRTLAAQTIIYDGTKNYSYAYGSRPLLTGSSEQGTFAIIADKVQSDNEGNKITMDGKVQGWLVSPAINEAAVNDKF; from the coding sequence ATGAAACATTTTTCCGTCTTATTTGTTCTGCTGGCGGCCGCCGTATTGGCAAGCGGCTGCAAAACCGTGCGTATAGAAGGCCCGGCAGTGTCCGTTCCGGCGGCAAAACCCCGCTTGGAGCAAGCCAAAACCTCTTTAAAAAATAAAAAAGAAGCCGCCATCACCCTTCCCCCCACGCTGGGCGGGCTCATCTCCAGCGACCGCTGGCTGATCCACAACGCCAAACAGCAGGAAGAATTCATCGGCCATGTGTCCTATGCAAACGACGTCTATACCTTCCGCTCCGATTATGCCCTTTCCGATCGGCCCAAAAACCGCATTTTTGTCCGCGGAAACGTATATTTAAAGCAAGCCAAGCCCGGCGAACCCGTGTATGAGGCTTATGCGGATAGAGGCACTTACCTTTACCAGAAAAAAACAGGCGATTTGTTAGCCGATCCCGGCAAAGAAATCCGCCTGATTTACAGCGAAAAAGGCCAAGCTCCCGTTACGGCGCAGGCCCAGCTGGCATATTTTGACTTGGAACAGGGCCGTTTTGTGCTCAACAAAGATGTGCGCGTACAACGCCCCACGCCGCAAGGCATGCAAACGATGTCTGCCCAAAAGGTAACTTACCGCCAGCCGCAAAACTTGCTTACCTTGGAGGGCGGCGCCCAAGTGTCCGACGAGCAGCGCACCTTGGCGGCCCAAACCATTATTTACGACGGCACCAAAAACTATTCCTACGCCTACGGATCCCGCCCGCTGCTTACCGGCTCAAGCGAGCAGGGCACATTTGCTATAATAGCGGATAAGGTACAATCCGACAACGAAGGAAACAAAATTACCATGGACGGCAAAGTACAGGGGTGGCTGGTTTCCCCCGCGATTAACGAGGCGGCCGTCAACGACAAATTTTAG
- the lptB gene encoding LPS export ABC transporter ATP-binding protein, with protein MQLRSEQIVKVYKDRMVVKGVDIHVKSGEIVGLLGPNGAGKTTSFYMMVGFISPTKGRVFIDGDDVTSLPMYERARHGLGYLAQEPTIFKGLTVEENLLAVLERILDDRQEQKRRVDELLNEFGLTKLAKQKAWTLSGGEKRRMEIARCMISNPKIILLDEPFVGIDPITVSDLRHMIFKLKDKGIGVLITDHNVRETLPLTERAYLIYDGKILVEGDQNTLLNDPNARRLYLGEDFKM; from the coding sequence ATGCAGCTTCGCAGCGAACAAATTGTAAAAGTATATAAAGACAGAATGGTGGTAAAAGGGGTGGACATTCACGTCAAATCCGGCGAAATTGTAGGCCTCTTGGGCCCCAACGGTGCGGGAAAGACCACGTCTTTCTATATGATGGTGGGATTTATCAGCCCCACCAAAGGCCGTGTGTTTATCGACGGGGACGACGTTACCTCGCTGCCCATGTACGAACGCGCCCGCCACGGGCTGGGGTATCTGGCGCAGGAGCCGACCATTTTTAAAGGGCTTACCGTGGAAGAAAATTTGCTGGCCGTGCTGGAGCGCATTTTGGACGACAGACAAGAGCAAAAACGCCGGGTGGATGAATTATTAAACGAATTTGGGCTGACGAAACTGGCCAAACAAAAAGCCTGGACGCTTTCCGGCGGCGAAAAACGCCGTATGGAAATTGCGCGCTGCATGATCAGCAACCCCAAAATTATTTTGCTCGATGAGCCGTTTGTCGGCATTGACCCGATTACCGTGTCCGATTTGCGGCATATGATTTTTAAGCTCAAAGACAAAGGAATCGGCGTGCTGATTACCGACCACAACGTGCGCGAAACCCTGCCGCTTACGGAGCGCGCATATCTTATCTACGACGGAAAAATCTTGGTGGAAGGCGACCAAAACACCCTCTTAAACGACCCCAACGCAAGGCGCCTCTACCTGGGCGAAGACTTTAAAATGTGA
- the epsC gene encoding serine O-acetyltransferase EpsC — protein sequence MSDLFSKTAEELKQTFDKKFFQRAKFIPSAKKTIAIFCALKDFIYQYPLESGRETLPVGLESLACRLEEQIKNSLCFLCQEKADCARCEQNARQITQDFILALPQIQRLVISDVNAAYEGDPAAISPVEPLLCYPGVTAVTLQRMAHFLHARGVRLIPRIVTEYAHSLTGIDIHPGASIGPAFFIDHGTGVVIGETCVIGANVKLYQGVTLGAKSFPLDPNGNPVKGIKRHPNIEDDVIIYAETTVLGNITIGRGSVIGANKWITQDVPPHTKLN from the coding sequence GTGAGCGACTTATTTTCCAAAACCGCCGAAGAATTAAAACAGACGTTTGACAAAAAATTCTTTCAGCGAGCGAAATTCATTCCTTCCGCCAAAAAGACCATTGCCATTTTTTGCGCGCTTAAGGATTTTATTTATCAGTACCCGCTGGAATCCGGACGGGAAACCCTGCCCGTCGGCTTGGAAAGCCTGGCTTGCCGGCTGGAAGAGCAAATCAAAAATTCCCTCTGCTTTTTGTGCCAGGAAAAGGCCGACTGTGCCCGCTGCGAACAAAACGCCCGCCAAATCACGCAGGATTTTATTCTCGCGCTTCCGCAGATTCAGCGCCTGGTCATCAGCGACGTAAACGCCGCCTACGAAGGCGACCCCGCCGCCATCAGCCCCGTGGAACCTCTTTTGTGCTATCCGGGCGTTACCGCCGTCACCCTGCAGCGCATGGCGCATTTTCTGCATGCGCGCGGCGTACGGCTGATTCCGCGCATCGTTACCGAGTACGCCCACAGCCTGACCGGCATCGACATTCACCCCGGCGCGTCCATCGGCCCGGCCTTTTTTATAGACCACGGCACGGGCGTCGTCATCGGCGAGACCTGCGTCATCGGCGCCAACGTAAAGCTCTATCAGGGGGTAACCTTGGGCGCAAAAAGCTTTCCGCTCGATCCGAACGGCAACCCCGTAAAAGGCATCAAGCGCCACCCCAATATAGAGGACGACGTGATTATCTACGCCGAAACCACCGTCTTGGGAAATATCACCATCGGCCGCGGAAGCGTCATCGGCGCCAACAAGTGGATTACCCAAGACGTTCCCCCCCACACCAAACTGAATTAA
- a CDS encoding magnesium transporter MgtE N-terminal domain-containing protein translates to MNSPMHALAGVITEKFIAADPAAAARALETLATHEVLLLVSSLKAQTLVACLNPMNPAKAAAVLRRLPMRQASYVLAHLDVPQAARLMNEFSAPYRERMAAVLEPAFAELLKKASSYPPGSVGLLMTTDVVAVRTESKLSALIERLKNLPRKKLPAVCFVTGKDGELKGVIRTAELAFYTPASVCGSVMSPVAALHPEQDAQTARETFLKEQTDILPVTDGKNILLGFLAKQNLPPAADKKPFWKRLAE, encoded by the coding sequence ATGAATTCACCCATGCACGCGCTGGCGGGCGTCATTACCGAAAAATTTATTGCGGCCGATCCGGCCGCCGCTGCCCGCGCGCTGGAAACGCTGGCTACGCACGAAGTGTTGTTGTTGGTGTCTTCGCTCAAAGCGCAGACGCTGGTGGCCTGCCTCAACCCGATGAATCCCGCCAAAGCCGCCGCCGTGCTGCGCCGGCTGCCCATGCGGCAGGCGTCTTACGTGTTGGCGCACTTAGACGTGCCGCAGGCCGCCCGCCTGATGAACGAATTTTCCGCCCCGTACCGCGAACGCATGGCCGCGGTGCTGGAGCCGGCTTTTGCGGAACTTTTGAAGAAAGCGTCCTCTTATCCGCCCGGAAGCGTGGGCCTGTTGATGACGACCGACGTGGTGGCCGTGCGCACGGAGAGCAAACTTTCGGCGCTGATCGAGCGGCTTAAAAATCTGCCGCGCAAAAAATTGCCGGCGGTGTGTTTTGTAACCGGCAAAGACGGCGAGTTAAAAGGCGTCATCCGCACGGCGGAACTGGCTTTCTATACGCCCGCCAGCGTGTGCGGCTCGGTCATGAGTCCTGTGGCCGCACTGCACCCCGAACAAGACGCCCAAACGGCCCGAGAAACGTTTTTAAAGGAGCAAACGGATATCCTGCCCGTAACCGATGGGAAAAACATTTTGCTGGGATTTTTGGCCAAGCAAAACTTGCCGCCCGCTGCGGATAAAAAACCGTTTTGGAAGCGGCTGGCCGAGTAG
- a CDS encoding AlbA family DNA-binding domain-containing protein: MFFDKPFHDLTFHDVVQFCRRQLPEGKQLDYKYMLPKNHEKFAKTIASFANAMGGTIIVGVQDDKNDKPRPPFLGIPYHEKMRNSIEDIIQVYIDPIVFVDINICVNDRGDRMFVLINIPQSNLTPHLVGKSKRAYIRTGQSSRPEAIVHPEKLPWLLDHRRKSERLRHILYDKAESHFDNYLKTMNLSADGQTACTMSVIPLYPEEPLTDYKHLPDIIKASSAKAPYGIMADPAFPLQPVQDGAAVISNKRGVYRMTEFNSYGLVMRKQIITQEEIVNGHAAKTVRIEHLGQTLTLFLLTARKFLTHLSFGGPLYFRLKMNNTRALRALLGPKQATVLEDYLRMDRNLSLAELDTKLPAILENILHEAAWSLGLQADEAQIRTLLRQYLKEAE, encoded by the coding sequence ATGTTTTTTGATAAACCCTTTCACGATCTTACGTTTCACGACGTGGTACAGTTCTGCCGCCGCCAGCTGCCCGAAGGAAAACAGCTGGACTATAAATATATGCTGCCCAAGAACCACGAAAAATTCGCCAAAACCATCGCCTCGTTTGCCAATGCCATGGGCGGCACCATTATCGTGGGCGTGCAGGACGACAAAAACGACAAGCCCCGCCCGCCGTTTTTGGGCATTCCCTACCACGAAAAAATGCGCAATTCCATAGAGGACATCATTCAAGTATACATTGATCCCATTGTATTTGTGGACATCAACATTTGCGTAAACGACCGCGGCGACCGAATGTTTGTGCTCATCAACATTCCGCAAAGCAACCTTACCCCGCACCTGGTGGGCAAATCCAAACGCGCCTATATCCGCACCGGCCAAAGCAGCCGCCCGGAAGCGATCGTCCACCCGGAAAAACTGCCCTGGCTGCTGGATCACCGCCGGAAATCCGAACGCCTGCGCCACATTCTCTACGACAAGGCCGAAAGCCATTTTGACAATTATTTAAAAACCATGAACCTAAGCGCCGACGGGCAAACCGCCTGCACCATGTCCGTCATTCCCCTCTACCCCGAAGAACCGCTGACGGACTACAAACACCTGCCGGATATTATTAAAGCTTCGTCTGCAAAGGCCCCCTATGGCATTATGGCAGACCCCGCTTTTCCGCTCCAGCCCGTGCAAGACGGCGCCGCCGTTATTTCCAACAAGCGCGGCGTGTACAGAATGACGGAATTCAACTCCTACGGCCTGGTGATGCGCAAGCAAATCATTACGCAGGAAGAAATCGTCAACGGGCACGCCGCCAAAACGGTGCGCATCGAACACCTGGGCCAAACGCTGACGCTGTTTTTACTGACGGCACGCAAATTTCTGACGCACCTGTCGTTCGGCGGGCCGCTGTATTTCCGCTTGAAAATGAACAATACCCGCGCCCTGCGGGCGCTATTGGGCCCCAAACAAGCCACCGTGCTGGAAGATTACCTGCGTATGGACAGAAACCTGTCGCTGGCGGAGCTGGACACCAAACTGCCCGCCATCTTGGAAAACATCCTGCACGAAGCGGCGTGGTCGCTTGGCCTGCAGGCGGACGAAGCCCAAATCCGCACCTTATTACGCCAATACTTGAAGGAGGCCGAATAA
- a CDS encoding translation initiation factor: protein MSEIFFSTDPRFCSHCKHIPCICNRLGAPKKQTEPVRVRFAKNAKGSGMTLVERLPLHPEGKEELLKKLKKSLGCGGTVKEGRLEIQGEKKQQTAALLEKEGYKVRVL, encoded by the coding sequence ATGAGCGAAATTTTCTTTTCCACCGATCCCCGTTTCTGCTCGCACTGCAAACACATTCCGTGCATTTGCAACCGGCTGGGTGCGCCCAAAAAACAAACCGAACCCGTGCGCGTGCGCTTTGCCAAGAACGCAAAAGGAAGCGGGATGACGCTGGTGGAACGGCTGCCCCTTCATCCGGAAGGAAAGGAAGAACTGTTAAAAAAACTAAAAAAATCGCTGGGGTGCGGCGGCACGGTAAAAGAAGGCCGCTTGGAAATTCAGGGAGAGAAAAAACAGCAAACGGCCGCCCTGCTGGAGAAAGAAGGATATAAGGTGCGCGTTTTATAA
- a CDS encoding prepilin-type N-terminal cleavage/methylation domain-containing protein, producing the protein MKKGFTLIELLVVVLIIGILASIAMPYYFNAVESARMTEVVMLWGRQKNYVTGKNLTQDQADRLTERLQKSNLKNYTGYAYCRAKDDANEPCWEAVFTLKNPDAHSQYKLTTTRNFLSLACVGLNQAGKEFCESQAGPEEPITLDGEEAYLIR; encoded by the coding sequence ATGAAAAAAGGATTTACGTTAATTGAGCTGTTGGTGGTGGTGTTGATTATCGGAATTTTGGCCTCTATTGCCATGCCGTATTATTTTAACGCCGTAGAAAGCGCACGGATGACGGAAGTCGTTATGCTGTGGGGGCGGCAAAAAAACTACGTAACCGGCAAAAACTTAACCCAGGATCAGGCCGACCGGCTGACGGAACGCCTGCAAAAATCCAACCTTAAAAATTATACCGGGTATGCCTACTGCCGCGCCAAAGACGACGCGAACGAACCTTGCTGGGAAGCGGTATTTACGCTTAAAAATCCGGACGCCCATTCCCAGTACAAGCTGACCACCACCCGCAATTTCCTGAGTTTGGCCTGCGTGGGGCTTAACCAGGCCGGGAAAGAATTTTGCGAAAGTCAGGCCGGCCCCGAAGAGCCCATTACCCTAGACGGCGAAGAAGCCTATCTGATTCGTTAA